The Terriglobia bacterium genome has a window encoding:
- a CDS encoding family 20 glycosylhydrolase codes for MSLPRFFLCLGLVALLLAHVSATPQNQSPARPFRMMPVPTVLTPSEGRLKIDENFRATLTGFAEPRLTRALSRFLERLQERTGFRFAYGTTPDTSQAQLVIDCAGPGERVQSVRADESYRLEISSVGARLTAPSPLGVLHGLETMLQLIDIDSESFFFPAVSIQDRPRFPWRGLMIDVARHWQPVEVIKRNLDAMAAVKLNVFHWHLSEDQGFRVESKRYPRLQTHGSDGLYYTQAQVRELVAYAHDRGIRVVPEFDMPGHTTAWFPGYPRLASAPGPYQIERKWGVFDPVMDPTREEVYAFLDSFLTEIVPLFPDQFWHIGGDEVNGRQWNANTRIAAFKNRRGMKNNEDLQAYFNKRLVTLLTRHGKKAVGWDEILHPDLPKSAVIQSWRGQASLAQSAQKGYSGILSYGYYLDHLRPAAYHYQVDPLGQQAASLAVEQKALILGGEACMWGEYITSANIDSRIWPRAAAIAERLWSPPEVKDVDDMYGRLAYISRHLESLGLTHNSSYPCMLQRMTAEQVPAALRTLGDIVESVKQLRRGSLRPYTSFTPMNRLADAVPPESDLARDFNRRVDLALASQSGLQAQSADLRMWLTRWHDNHSLLQPALRESYLLRELEPLSENVTALANAGLQALECLEFGRKPPESWGREQAALLQRADKPAAEVLVMIIPGLRKLIAAANQIPQDPKQQKS; via the coding sequence ATGAGTCTGCCGAGATTTTTCTTATGTCTGGGCCTGGTTGCCCTGCTGCTGGCGCACGTTTCTGCAACGCCACAGAATCAATCGCCCGCCAGGCCATTCCGAATGATGCCCGTTCCGACGGTCCTGACGCCGTCCGAGGGAAGGCTCAAGATCGATGAGAATTTCCGTGCCACACTGACCGGATTTGCGGAGCCGAGACTGACACGCGCCCTGTCAAGGTTCCTCGAGCGGCTGCAGGAGCGCACCGGTTTTCGCTTCGCGTACGGAACGACGCCGGATACGAGTCAAGCGCAGCTCGTAATCGATTGCGCCGGCCCGGGAGAGCGTGTGCAGTCGGTGCGGGCAGATGAGTCGTATCGCCTGGAAATCAGTTCGGTCGGGGCTCGGCTCACGGCGCCTTCGCCGCTGGGTGTACTCCACGGGCTGGAGACAATGCTGCAACTGATTGACATCGATTCGGAATCATTCTTCTTCCCTGCCGTGAGCATTCAGGACCGCCCGCGCTTTCCCTGGAGAGGCCTCATGATCGACGTGGCACGCCACTGGCAGCCGGTCGAGGTCATCAAGCGCAACCTCGATGCGATGGCTGCCGTCAAACTGAACGTCTTCCACTGGCATTTGTCGGAAGACCAGGGGTTCCGCGTCGAGTCGAAGCGGTATCCCAGACTCCAGACGCATGGTTCGGACGGGCTCTATTACACTCAGGCTCAGGTGCGCGAGCTGGTGGCCTATGCGCACGACCGCGGGATCCGCGTTGTCCCCGAGTTTGACATGCCTGGCCACACGACGGCCTGGTTCCCAGGATATCCCAGGCTCGCAAGCGCTCCCGGCCCCTATCAAATTGAGCGCAAATGGGGCGTCTTCGATCCCGTGATGGATCCCACCCGCGAGGAGGTATATGCGTTCCTCGACTCCTTCCTGACCGAGATCGTGCCGCTGTTTCCGGACCAGTTCTGGCACATCGGTGGGGACGAAGTAAACGGTAGGCAGTGGAACGCCAATACCAGAATCGCAGCGTTTAAAAACCGCCGCGGTATGAAAAACAACGAAGATCTGCAGGCCTACTTCAACAAGCGCCTGGTCACTCTCTTAACCAGGCACGGCAAGAAGGCGGTCGGCTGGGACGAAATACTGCACCCTGACCTGCCGAAGAGCGCCGTGATCCAGTCATGGCGTGGTCAGGCCTCCCTCGCGCAGAGTGCGCAGAAAGGGTACTCGGGAATCCTCTCCTACGGTTATTACCTTGACCATTTACGCCCCGCTGCCTACCACTATCAGGTGGACCCTTTGGGCCAACAGGCTGCATCGCTGGCCGTGGAACAGAAGGCCCTGATCCTGGGCGGTGAGGCTTGCATGTGGGGAGAGTACATTACGTCCGCAAACATCGATTCGCGCATCTGGCCCCGCGCGGCAGCCATTGCAGAGCGTTTGTGGTCGCCACCCGAGGTGAAGGACGTGGACGACATGTATGGCCGGTTGGCATACATCAGCCGGCACCTCGAGTCCCTGGGCCTGACGCACAACTCCAGCTATCCGTGTATGCTGCAGCGCATGACTGCAGAACAGGTGCCGGCTGCGCTCAGAACGTTGGGCGACATCGTCGAGTCCGTGAAGCAGCTGCGGCGCGGCAGCTTGCGCCCCTATACGAGCTTCACCCCGATGAATCGCCTTGCCGACGCCGTTCCCCCGGAAAGCGATCTGGCGCGGGATTTCAACCGGCGGGTCGATCTGGCACTGGCATCGCAGTCCGGCTTGCAGGCCCAGTCCGCAGACCTTCGCATGTGGCTGACGCGCTGGCACGATAACCATTCCCTGTTGCAGCCGGCTCTGCGGGAATCCTACCTGCTGCGCGAGTTGGAACCGCTGTCGGAAAACGTGACGGCGCTCGCCAATGCCGGCCTGCAGGCGCTGGAGTGTCTGGAATTCGGCCGAAAACCTCCGGAATCGTGGGGCCGCGAGCAGGCAGCGCTTCTGCAGCGCGCCGACAAGCCCGCAGCGGAGGTGCTGGTGATGATCATCCCGGGTCTGCGCAAGCTGATCGCAGCCGCGAATCAGATCCCGCAGGATCCCAAGCAGCAAAAAAGCTAA
- a CDS encoding NifU family protein: protein MDNEIGIIGEPTVNPAVCRFTVDRPVYAGGSAYFANREVAKLSPLAARIFEVPVVQNVLIAENQITVTKSGFEAWPTIGKQIGAKIREHIRSGEPAVSEEFVRGIPPEAEIRKKIQQLLEREINPALGMHGGWVQLIDVKKNSVYLRLGGGCQGCGAADVTLKQGIERSIREMFPEVGEILDTTDHAAGRNPYYQPRK from the coding sequence TTGGACAACGAGATAGGAATCATCGGCGAACCAACGGTCAATCCGGCTGTGTGTAGATTCACGGTCGACCGTCCGGTCTACGCCGGCGGATCGGCGTATTTTGCCAACCGGGAGGTCGCGAAGCTTTCTCCCCTGGCCGCCCGGATTTTTGAAGTGCCCGTGGTGCAGAATGTCTTGATCGCCGAGAATCAAATCACGGTCACGAAATCAGGATTCGAGGCCTGGCCCACAATCGGCAAACAGATCGGCGCCAAGATCCGCGAGCACATCCGATCGGGCGAGCCTGCAGTCAGCGAGGAGTTTGTTCGCGGCATTCCTCCGGAGGCTGAAATACGCAAGAAGATACAACAGCTGCTCGAACGCGAGATCAATCCGGCTCTGGGCATGCACGGCGGTTGGGTGCAATTGATCGACGTGAAGAAGAACTCGGTGTATCTGCGTCTGGGCGGCGGCTGTCAGGGTTGTGGCGCGGCGGACGTTACATTGAAGCAGGGAATCGAAAGGTCGATCCGGGAGATGTTTCCGGAAGTGGGTGAGATTCTCGACACCACCGATCATGCCGCCGGACGCAATCCTTACTATCAGCCCCGCAAGTGA
- a CDS encoding HU family DNA-binding protein: protein MAGKVMTKSQFISLIAEKNGMTKAAAGAVLETIADTAIAETKKNGQFVVPGLGKLVKSHRKARMGRNPQTGASIKIPAKTVVKFRVAKACKDAVVPPKK from the coding sequence ATGGCTGGAAAAGTGATGACGAAGAGTCAGTTCATTTCGCTCATAGCAGAAAAGAATGGAATGACGAAAGCCGCAGCGGGTGCAGTTCTCGAGACGATTGCAGATACGGCTATCGCTGAAACCAAGAAGAACGGCCAGTTCGTGGTTCCCGGACTCGGCAAGCTGGTGAAATCGCATCGCAAGGCGCGGATGGGGCGAAATCCTCAGACAGGTGCTTCGATAAAGATTCCTGCGAAAACCGTGGTGAAGTTCCGCGTGGCCAAGGCCTGCAAGGACGCGGTGGTTCCGCCGAAGAAGTAG
- a CDS encoding ABC transporter permease, which yields MNIINRLARLFAVLLLLLSLLSDFLSPSAPDLQDLNQFYAPPSRIHLLDAQGNFHWRPFVHRMKLTDALDARYQVQGDEVYPLEFFCQGYRYRFLGLIPASTHLVGTRTAGMFHPWGTDAQGRDVLAQTLAGTRSSMLVLLFGIALYFALGVTIGACAGMAGSWIDVVLMRFSEFVLALPALYLVVAVRALLPPQMPFWQTALLTAATIAGVTWPPMARGVRGLILQVRNAGYVEAARALGASPWYIFRRHMLPALAPFAMAQIAVAAPVFILGEVILSFLNVGFQNSWASWGAMLRNLTQDPRVLTDFWWNLSPLGFVFVTLFCLNSFGRRLRAKEPTQLA from the coding sequence ATGAATATCATCAACCGGCTGGCGCGCCTGTTCGCCGTCCTGCTTCTGCTCCTCTCGCTCCTCAGCGATTTCCTCTCCCCCAGCGCCCCGGATCTGCAAGACCTGAACCAATTCTACGCACCCCCCAGCCGCATCCACCTCCTGGACGCACAAGGGAACTTTCATTGGCGGCCCTTTGTCCATCGCATGAAGCTGACTGATGCTCTGGATGCGCGTTATCAGGTGCAAGGCGATGAGGTTTACCCTCTGGAGTTCTTCTGCCAGGGATACCGGTATCGTTTTCTCGGCCTTATCCCCGCATCCACGCACCTGGTCGGCACCCGGACAGCGGGGATGTTTCACCCTTGGGGCACAGATGCACAAGGGCGGGATGTCCTGGCGCAAACCCTGGCAGGAACGCGCAGCTCGATGCTGGTCCTGCTGTTCGGCATCGCGCTTTATTTCGCGCTGGGAGTGACCATCGGAGCGTGCGCAGGAATGGCAGGCAGCTGGATTGACGTAGTTCTCATGCGGTTTTCTGAGTTCGTGCTTGCGCTGCCGGCGCTCTACCTGGTGGTGGCAGTGCGTGCGTTGCTGCCGCCGCAGATGCCTTTCTGGCAGACAGCTTTGCTCACCGCCGCCACGATCGCAGGTGTAACCTGGCCGCCCATGGCAAGGGGAGTGCGCGGGCTGATCCTGCAGGTTCGGAACGCCGGCTACGTGGAAGCAGCCAGAGCCCTTGGAGCCTCGCCGTGGTACATTTTCCGGCGTCACATGCTTCCCGCCCTGGCACCCTTTGCCATGGCGCAGATCGCAGTAGCCGCGCCTGTATTCATACTTGGCGAGGTGATCCTGTCGTTCCTCAATGTCGGATTTCAGAACTCCTGGGCTTCCTGGGGCGCGATGCTTCGCAATCTCACACAGGATCCGCGTGTTCTTACGGACTTCTGGTGGAACCTGTCACCACTGGGCTTCGTATTCGTCACGCTGTTTTGCCTGAACAGCTTCGGCAGACGGTTGCGCGCAAAAGAACCCACCCAGCTCGCCTGA
- a CDS encoding ABC transporter permease, whose protein sequence is MKVFAAILKRILQLAVLSLLVASATFLLSSLNPGDFFSARELDPTVRRQTIDQMRQQYGLDQPLLVQYGRWLSRCVRLDLGNSLFYQQPVQGVVLDALTKTLWMGVPALMLGMIGGVLLGTMHALNRYTFIGLALDLLSTVALALPTLVLGLGALLIAASTHWFPLGSMSSTSLQDPHFLVGIADRIHHLVLPVACLTLPILVYVERIQCAATQDLLNEPYVRAARARGLPQQHIFLHYLLRPSLNPILSTSGPLLGSILSGSLVLEVIFTWPGLGQATLNALFNKDVPLVAGCVIGSTILLVAGNLAADILLLILDPRTRVAGGAL, encoded by the coding sequence TTGAAGGTTTTCGCTGCCATCCTGAAACGGATTCTTCAGCTGGCAGTCCTCTCCCTGCTGGTCGCTTCGGCCACCTTCCTGTTGTCGTCGCTAAATCCGGGGGACTTTTTCTCCGCCCGGGAGCTTGATCCGACGGTGCGCCGGCAGACGATCGATCAGATGCGTCAGCAGTACGGGCTCGACCAGCCGCTCCTGGTGCAGTATGGCCGTTGGCTCAGCCGGTGCGTGCGCCTGGACCTCGGCAATTCCCTTTTTTATCAACAACCGGTGCAAGGCGTCGTGCTCGACGCCCTCACGAAAACGCTGTGGATGGGGGTTCCGGCATTGATGCTGGGCATGATCGGAGGAGTTTTGCTCGGGACGATGCATGCTCTCAACCGTTACACCTTCATCGGTCTCGCGCTCGATCTGCTCTCGACCGTGGCACTCGCCCTGCCCACGTTGGTTCTGGGGCTGGGCGCGCTCCTGATCGCAGCGTCCACGCATTGGTTCCCCCTGGGGAGCATGAGTTCAACCAGCCTGCAGGATCCGCATTTCCTCGTGGGGATTGCCGACAGGATCCATCATCTCGTGCTCCCCGTGGCCTGCCTGACGCTGCCCATTCTGGTATATGTGGAAAGGATCCAGTGTGCCGCGACGCAGGATCTCCTGAATGAGCCCTACGTCCGGGCCGCCCGCGCGCGCGGATTGCCGCAACAGCACATCTTCCTGCATTATTTGCTGCGGCCTTCGTTGAATCCGATCCTATCCACTTCCGGACCGCTGCTCGGCAGCATTCTGAGCGGGAGCCTCGTCCTGGAAGTGATCTTCACCTGGCCCGGACTGGGGCAGGCAACCCTGAACGCACTTTTCAATAAAGATGTGCCACTGGTGGCCGGTTGCGTCATCGGCAGCACCATTCTGCTTGTGGCCGGCAATCTGGCGGCTGATATCCTGCTGCTGATCCTCGATCCGAGAACGCGAGTCGCGGGGGGTGCGCTATGA
- a CDS encoding ABC transporter substrate-binding protein encodes MFAKCRLVAALVVGMVPCALTFCPAHAQQKETIDYLVRSDLGGTRGGSLIASVSEDPATFNLMFAGRVANVMVAEPLSADLVHINRRTYELEPSLATGWEAAKDGRTYTIHLRRGLRFSDGRPFTADDVVFTLNALQDSRNPSTRADQFQADGKFPAIAKVDDFTVLLSWPRAVGTGLRSLDSIPMLPKNRLVKTYQEGALASAWGPTASPQEVAGLGPFRLKEYQRGVRIVLERNPFYWKKDKAGQTLPYLDTLTFLIIPDRNAEALRFEAGEIDVLGSMNSEHFARLRRPDRTKEYTVQDLGAGLGMDFMWFNLNPGKSPSGTPFLDPEKQSVFEQAAFRQAVSCALDREAVARSVYGGLAVPQYGPISSGNRVWYNTSLRPTPFDPKRARALLAQISLKDTNGDGIVEYGTLRRPLEIVLLTTRGNATREKTAEIIRQYLAQVGIRVNVQLLLMNELAPRFSRSFDYEAILLSNTPTDVVPDLQTDLWYSSGGNHFWYPEQSKPNTPWEAEVDSLTTRLVQSLDDAVRKKAFFQVQEIWAREMPAIATVAPNILTGWRNNLGNIRPSILVPYLLWNVEELTKRTR; translated from the coding sequence ATGTTCGCTAAATGCAGGCTCGTGGCAGCTCTTGTCGTCGGCATGGTGCCTTGCGCGCTTACCTTTTGTCCGGCACATGCGCAGCAAAAAGAAACCATCGACTATCTGGTGCGTTCGGACCTGGGTGGCACACGCGGCGGCAGCCTGATCGCGTCGGTGAGTGAGGATCCGGCGACTTTCAATCTCATGTTCGCCGGCAGAGTGGCGAATGTCATGGTCGCTGAGCCGCTGTCGGCCGACCTGGTTCACATCAACCGGCGTACTTATGAACTCGAGCCCTCTCTGGCCACGGGCTGGGAGGCAGCCAAGGATGGCCGCACTTACACCATCCATCTCCGGCGCGGATTGCGCTTTTCGGATGGGAGGCCCTTCACTGCCGACGATGTCGTTTTTACCCTGAATGCGCTCCAGGATTCGCGGAATCCGTCGACCCGAGCCGATCAATTTCAAGCTGACGGCAAGTTTCCGGCGATCGCCAAGGTCGATGACTTTACGGTACTCTTGTCCTGGCCGAGGGCGGTGGGCACCGGACTCCGATCGCTCGATTCGATCCCCATGCTGCCCAAGAATCGATTGGTGAAAACCTATCAGGAAGGAGCCCTTGCTTCCGCATGGGGCCCCACCGCTTCGCCGCAAGAGGTCGCGGGACTGGGACCCTTTCGCTTGAAGGAGTATCAGCGCGGCGTCCGGATCGTGCTCGAGCGAAATCCCTTCTACTGGAAGAAAGACAAGGCCGGGCAGACGCTGCCGTATCTCGATACCCTGACCTTCCTGATTATTCCGGATCGCAATGCGGAAGCCCTTCGTTTTGAGGCCGGCGAAATCGACGTTCTCGGCTCCATGAATTCCGAGCACTTTGCCCGGCTGCGCCGCCCGGACAGGACGAAGGAATATACCGTACAGGATCTCGGCGCCGGGTTGGGCATGGATTTCATGTGGTTCAATTTGAACCCGGGCAAGAGCCCATCCGGCACTCCGTTTCTCGATCCGGAAAAACAAAGCGTCTTCGAACAGGCCGCGTTCCGGCAGGCGGTTTCCTGCGCGCTGGATCGCGAGGCGGTGGCACGATCCGTATATGGCGGGCTGGCGGTGCCGCAGTATGGCCCGATCAGCTCCGGTAACAGGGTCTGGTACAACACCAGCCTGCGGCCCACACCCTTCGACCCAAAGCGGGCGCGGGCACTGCTCGCACAGATCAGCCTCAAGGACACCAACGGAGACGGCATCGTGGAGTATGGCACTCTGCGCCGCCCTCTCGAAATTGTCCTCCTTACAACCAGGGGGAATGCGACCAGGGAAAAAACGGCCGAGATCATCAGGCAATATCTCGCGCAAGTCGGAATACGGGTGAATGTCCAGCTCCTTCTCATGAACGAGCTCGCGCCCCGCTTCAGCCGCTCCTTCGATTATGAGGCAATTCTCCTGAGTAACACCCCGACCGATGTCGTCCCTGACCTTCAGACCGACCTCTGGTACAGCAGTGGCGGCAACCACTTCTGGTACCCGGAGCAGAGCAAGCCCAATACCCCCTGGGAAGCTGAGGTCGATTCTCTCACAACCCGGCTGGTGCAAAGCCTGGATGATGCGGTGCGCAAAAAAGCATTCTTTCAAGTGCAGGAGATCTGGGCGCGGGAGATGCCGGCCATCGCGACCGTAGCCCCGAATATTCTCACCGGCTGGAGAAACAACCTGGGAAATATCCGGCCGTCGATCCTGGTGCCGTATCTGCTCTGGAATGTCGAGGAACTGACCAAACGGACGCGCTAG